ATCACGGAGGAGGCATGCCCGGAGGCATGGGCGGCGGAATGGGCTTTTAGGCCAGGCCCCGTTCAACACGGAGTACACAAAAAAAGGCGGAACCTGCAAAAGCGGGCTCCGCCTTTTTTGTGCCGCTCAGCGGTCCGAAACGGAGCTATCGTTTGCCGCCGTTTCGATTTCGGCAATAAACCGGGCAGCCAGCTTTGAGGCACGCTTCTGCGAGGGCGCCTCTGCATAAATACGGACAATGGGTTCCGTATTGGATTTGCGCAGGTGCACCCATGCATCCTCGAAGTCGATCTTGAGACCGTCGATGGTGTTCGTGTCATACTCCCGGTAGCGCTCCGCCAGGGCGGCAAGCAAGCTTCCGGGATCATGTTCACCCACAGACACCTTGTTCTTGCTCAACACGTACTTCGGAAGACGCGCCTTCATGGCCGAAAGCGACTCGCTGCGATTCGCCATGTGCTGCAAAACGAGCGCAGCGCCCACGAGGGCATCTCTCCCGTAATGCAGATCGGGCAGAATGACGCCGCCATTGCCCTCGCCCCCCAGCACCGCACCCGCCTCCTGCATTTTCTTCACCACATGAATCTCCCCCACCGGCGAGCGAAACACCTGCTGGCCGAATGAGACAGCCACATCATCGATGGCGCGCGAGGAAGAAAGGTTGGTAACAAACGAGCCCGCCCGGATCCGCCACATGAAGTCAGCGGCAATCACCTGGGTCAACTCTTCGCCCATGTACGTTCCGCCATCAGCCACCAGGGCCAGACGGTCCGCGTCGGGATCTACTGCAAACCCTGCATCCGCATCCATTGCGGCCACGGTCTCTATCAACTCGGAAAGATGCTCCTGAAGCGGCTCGGCGGGGTGCGCAAAAAGGCCCGTAGGCTCGCAATGCAGGCAGTGAATACGCTCTTCCCGGACCCCCAGCCGCTTCAGCAGGGGCGGCAAGGCAATGCCGCCCACAGAATTGACGGCATCGATCACCACGGAAAAATCCTTGCGGGCAATGGTCTCGACATCTATGTATTCGAGGGCAAGAATGCGGTCGATATGATACGCAAGGAAATCTTCCTGTCTGTATCCACCCGGAGAATTCGGTGGAGCTACGTCCGCTTTCCCGCTTTCGGCAAGGTGCAGTACTTCCTTCCCCTCCTCCGGACTGAGAAATTCGCCCTTTTCATTCAATAGCTTCAGCGCATTCCATTCGGGCGGGTTGTGCGAGGCCGACAGGACGATTCCCCCCGAAGCGCTTAGGGCAGTCACGGCCATTTCGACCGTGGGTGTGGTGGCCAGCCCGGTATCGACCACATCGATACCCGCGCTTCGCAGCGTGGCGATTACGATGGAAGCGCATATTTCCCCGCTGACGCGGGCATCGCGCCCAACGACCACCACCGGATCCCGCCCCGCAGAAGCAGCCCGCCGAAGGCACCATGCGCCATAGGCGCCGGCATAGCGGGCAAGCACTTCGGGGTCCAGTCCGTTGCCGAAAATGCCGCGAATTCCTGAAACAGAGGCGATAAGTGTCGTCGACATACGTAAAATGTACAGAATACTCTGAACAGAACGGCGTTAGGGCCTGTTACCACTATGCAACTCACGCCGCGTCGCGGTCATCCCGACCGCCTCCGCGAGCCCTTCTTTCCGGCAACTGCTTTTGCATGATGAACCTTCCGCACATGCCTGTGGATCCGCCCCGCGCCGAAATGCGGTGGCGGCATCGATTCACCGTCCTGACCGGCCTCTCCACCATCCTGCTCATGGCGTGGGGCGCCTT
The sequence above is drawn from the Bacteroidetes bacterium SB0662_bin_6 genome and encodes:
- the glmM gene encoding phosphoglucosamine mutase, with translation MSTTLIASVSGIRGIFGNGLDPEVLARYAGAYGAWCLRRAASAGRDPVVVVGRDARVSGEICASIVIATLRSAGIDVVDTGLATTPTVEMAVTALSASGGIVLSASHNPPEWNALKLLNEKGEFLSPEEGKEVLHLAESGKADVAPPNSPGGYRQEDFLAYHIDRILALEYIDVETIARKDFSVVIDAVNSVGGIALPPLLKRLGVREERIHCLHCEPTGLFAHPAEPLQEHLSELIETVAAMDADAGFAVDPDADRLALVADGGTYMGEELTQVIAADFMWRIRAGSFVTNLSSSRAIDDVAVSFGQQVFRSPVGEIHVVKKMQEAGAVLGGEGNGGVILPDLHYGRDALVGAALVLQHMANRSESLSAMKARLPKYVLSKNKVSVGEHDPGSLLAALAERYREYDTNTIDGLKIDFEDAWVHLRKSNTEPIVRIYAEAPSQKRASKLAARFIAEIETAANDSSVSDR